TTCCGAAGACCTCCGCCACTTCCAATGGGGATTGCAGATGGGTGGTTCATGGCGCGCCTATAAACACCTTACCGTACACGCCGATCTGACTTGGGGACTGAACGACATCTTCCAGAAAGATTTCAAGACCATCACGTTCGCCATGTATCCCATTTATCTGAATATCGGATTCGGATATCTGTTCTAACTGTTTTGAACAGCGCAAGAAACATAAGGGCAAAAAAAAGGAGTACCGCCGTACTCCAACCTTTTGTTAACCTTAAATCTAATACTATGAAAAACACAGTGCAAAGGTAGTGACTTTTGATGAAATAGCAAACAATACGAAGAAAATTATTCGCGCCGTAGCATTGTTTAACAAAATAGCTTCACAGAAGCTTTTCTATTAACATTCGTTTTACTTATCTTTGCATCCACATAAGAAACCATTAAATAATCAGACAAGTATGGCTTTTGACGCAACGAAGAAAGAATGGAGCGAACTGTATGCGTTTTTCCGTCTGCTGGCAGACGGATATGTATATGCCGGCACACCGGATGTGAAACAGAACGAAACATGTTGCTTGCCTGTGGCACGAGTGCAACGGGAAGAACATGACGGTACACGCAATTACATCGTAGGCAAGAACGACGTGCGGATTTGGGGTGAAACGATAGACAAGCGCATTCCACGGGAAGATTTCGGCACGGTAGCCGACTTGATTTTGCAGGCTTTGCGCGAAACCGAAGGAGAGAATGTAACTTCGCCCGACGGTGTGGAAGGCTTTTTAGACGAAGCAGCCATTTACGACTTAGAAGCGAAGACAGATGACCGTACAGACTTGAAAGTGGCATTCTATAGCGAGGAAGCTCCGCTAACCGGACTTTGCGTCCGTTCGCGTATCGGGACGCTTTATCCTTTGCTCGACGGAGGGCGCACGGCAAACTTCAAGTTCGAGCAGACAGGAATAAAGTTTGCTTCGCCTACGATAAATAAAATCAATGCGTTCGGCGAAGAAGACGATGTGCTGGGACGCATGCAGATGATTGAACGGTTGGGCGGCATATTGAAATACAACGATGTGGCAGACAAAATATTCCGAAGCAACCTTTCGATGCTCGACCTTCACATGGGACGCATGTTAGGCGAAATGACCCGCCTGATGTGGCTGAACGGCATCACAAAGGTATCTGAGCTTACGGAGGCGGTAAAACAACTGAATCCGCTGAAAATCAAGGATGAGCTAATTACCAAACACGGCTATTATGAGTACAAGGTAAAAGAATTCCTGCTTGCCATTGCTACAGGCATGCGTCCGGCAAAAGTCTATACCGGCATCGAATCAGCTATCGACGGATGCCTGTTTGTGACAGGAGACGGAGGAGTATTATGCTACCAGCGCGCTTTCAGGCAAGTGTTTGCCGATTTCCTGTTCCAAAATACCCGATTGGAAAAAGGTCCGGTTCAGAAAGACAAATACGGCTATCTGGAACGCGAAAACGGCGCGTATTATTTTAAATTGAACTTAAAAGTGGGACTGATGAAACGATAAGACAATAAACAATGTGCTAATAAACAATGTGGCAATGTGACAATAAACAATGCGACAATGTGACAATAAACAATGTGACAATAAACAATGTGACAATAAACAATGTGGCAATGTTCGCATTATCCATCATCACATTAACACATTAGCACATTGACACATTAGCACATTGTTTATTAGCACATTAAAAAAAACACGACTATGGAACAAGAAGGGAAAATAATTATCTATCAAGTGTTTACCCGTTTGTTCGGGAATAAAGGGCTACGCAACAAGCGTAACGGGACCTTGGAAGAAAACGGGTGCGGCAAGATGAATGAATTTACCGATAAGGCGTTGCACGAGATAAAAAAACTGGGAGCCACCCACATCTGGTACACCGGCGTCATCGCCCATGCTTCGCAAACCGATTATTCGGCATACGGCATTCCGCGCAATCACCCCTCCATTGTAAAAGGAAAAGCAGGCTCGCCTTATGCTATCCGGGATTATTACGACATTGACCCCGACCTGGCTGTGCTTGTAGAACACCGCATGGAAGAATTCGAAGCATTGGTAGAGCGTTCGCACAAGAACGGGCTGAACGTAATCATCGATTTTGTACCCAACCATGTGGCACGCCAATACCATTCAATAGCCAAACCCGAAGGCGTGAAAAACTTGGGCGAAGACGATGACACCTCAAAAGCATTTGCTCCGGACAACAACTTTTATTACATTCCCGGCACACACTTGGGCGGAGAGATTGACCTGCACGACGAAGAACAAGGATGGTACGAAGAAATGCCGGCTAAAGCGACAGGGAACAACCGCTTCGATGCATATCCGAACAAGACTGACTGGTATGAAACGGTCAAACTGAATTACGGTACAGACTATATCGGGAATACCGGGAATCATTTTGACCCCATTCCCGATACATGGAAAAAAATGCGCGACATCCTGCTGTTCTGGGCAGGAAAAGAAATCGACGGCTTCCGCTGCGACATGGCAGAAATGGTTCCGTGCGAGTTTTGGGGCTGGGTGATTCCGCAGGTAAAGGCACATTACCCCAAACTGATATTCATCGCCGAAGTGTATAACCCGAATGAATACCGGAATTACCTGCACAACGGACATTTCGATTATCTGTACGATAAAGTCGGACTGTATGACACCCTGCGTGCGCTGGTATGCGGATATGCTTCGGCTACAGCCATTACCGGATGCTGGCAAAGCGTGAACGACATCCAGCCGCACATGCTGAATTTTCTGGAAAACCACGACGAACAGCGCATTGCGTCCGATTTCTTTGCCGGAGACGCACGCAAGGCACTCCCGGCACTGTTAGTCTCGGCATGTATGAACACCAATCCGATGATGATTTATTTCGGACAGGAATTGGGAGAGGAAGGCATGGAGGAAGAAGGATTCAGCGGACGGGACGGACGCACCACGATATTCGATTACTGGAGCGTCCCCAGCATCCGGCGTTGGAGCAATCACGGACGCTACAACCTGCATCTGCTGAATAACAAGGAAAAAGAAATCCGCCACTATTACCAACACGTCTTGAACCTCTGCCATACGGAAAAGGCGATAGCAAAAGGAGAGTTCTTCGACCTGATGTACGTAAACTGCGGAGGCTGGCTGATGAACGAGCACCGCCAATACGCTTTCTTGCGGAAATACGAAAACGAAGCGTTACTGGTCATTGCCAATTTCGAATCGATACCGGTACATATCGGTGTAAATATCCCGCAACACGCATTCGATTTCCTGCAAATGCCCACATTAGAAAAGTACACGGCTACCGATTTGCTGTCAGGAAAAGAAGAAGTCATTTCGTGGATGCCCGACAAATCCATTACATTAGACCTGCCGGCATTGAGCGGAAAAATGCTGAAACTGTACTTTTAAATTATATATCCATTCACCACAGAGAAACACAGAGTATCAAAGGAGAATTAAAGATTCTGTGTACCTCTGTGGTGAAATATTAATTCATTTTGTATACATATTCAAGAATACACAACCAAAAAAGGATGCCGCACACACGATGTGCAACATCCTCTTTGTAAGCATTGCAGCGGTTGCAGGAACCGGAATGCTTGTGTGACTTTTATTTAATCTAACTTTAACTTACTTTTCGATACGGAACCAATCGACATCTGCCCATCCTCCGTCATTGGTGACGATAGCAGGACGGGTGCAGAAAGTACCCACCTTGGCACCTATCCATTTGCCTTCTTTCACTTGGAAAGGCTTGCCTAACTTCTGGAATTTCTTTCCATTCGTGCTATAACTCATCTGGCACATCACGACAAGGTCGTGTCCGCCTTCGCTCTTTCCAATCTTCTCGCCGGTAGAGGTGATTTCGGCACGCAGGTAGATTTCGTTTTCTTTCAGAGGCACACTGGCATTGACGGTTTCTGTTCCTCCACGGTCTGCCTTCTTGCATTCCACTTGTGAGAGCACCAGTCCGCTTTCCGTGCTCTCAAGAATGATTCCGGCATAGTCCATACCCATCACCACCAGTCCGGTGCGTTCGCCCTTGTATTTAGCGATAGGAGCGAACTTCAGTTTCATGGTTGCCTTGAAACTCGGTGCAGGGAACTTCTGGAGCAGCATATTGGGCACATCCCACAAGCTCTTGTAGTTTTCTGTTACTGGATAAGAATAGAGGCGCAGGCACCCGTGTTCCTCATCGCAGAAATGCCACTTATCGTTGATATTTGCGTTCCATTGCCATTGCAAGCCAAGAATATTGGTGTTGAATTCATCACTTTCCTGCGGAGTGCAAATCGGATACGTTTTGCCCACATCCGGTTTTTTCCAAGTCAATACAGGGTCACCACATCCGTCTCCGTCTTTATCTTCACCGATAACGGGCCAATCGTTCACCCATTTCATAGGCTGGAGGTGTACAAGGCGTCCTGCCGCACCTACATCCTGAAAATGCATGAACCAGTCTTCGCCTGTAGGTGTGTCTACCCATCCGCCTTGGTGAGGACCGTTGACAGGGCTGTCGCCTTGCGCCATCACGGTACGCCATTCGTAAGGGCCATATACGTTTTTCGAGCGTGCTACTACCTGCCAGCCCGTCGGTACTCCACCGGCAGGGAAAAACATGTAATAATATCCATTGCGTTTGTAGAACTTGGGACCTTCGCAGGTTTCGTGCGCTTCGTGTCCGTCGAATACGATTCGTGAGGGTCCGATGGTACGGGTGGCATCGGCGCTCAATTCGCATACAGCAATGACGCTTTTCAGTCCGGCACGGCTTCCGGCGTAAGCATGAGCCAGGTATACACGTCCATCCTCGTCCCAAAGCGGAGTGGTGTCAATAATTCCCTTGGCTGCTTTCACCAATACCGGTTCGCACCACGGTCCTTTCACATCCTTGGCTTTCACCATAAAGATACCCTGGTCGGGGTCTCCCCAAAAGATATAAAACTCTCCGTTATGATGACGGATGCAGGGAGCCCATACACGGTTTCCGTGCTGAGGGGCAGTATCGGTTACAGGAGGCAAGGCATGAGGCACTGCAACACCTGCGAAACTCCAGTTCACCAAGTCTTTGGAATGAAGCACCTGAAGTCCGGGCAAACATCCGAAGCTGGATGAAGTGAGGTAATAATCTTCGCCCACACGGATGACATCGGGGTCGGAATAGTCGGCGTAGAGAACCGGATTTTTATACGTTCCGTCACCTTGGTCGGCTACCCATACTTCCGATACATAATTATCTTGAGCGTGTAGCGCAGGAAGCATACAGCCTCCCAGCAGCATGGAGAGTAGAAGTTGTTTCATCTTGTACATTTACAATTTACGGTTTACAATTTAAATTTTCACTTTTTGCCTATTACGATTGAGATATGCGGTTTACCTGCCCTGCCGGGCAAATTTTATGATTCTTTATACTTTAGGTCAAATGCCGGAGTATGGGCAGCACACCGCAACCTTACTTACTCGATGACTTGTATCTTAACAGGCTGTTCCAAATACTTCTTCCATTCTTGCACGTAAGCAAACCATTTTTCTTTGGTCGGATATCCAAACGTTTCCTTGCACGATGTAAATGACGTGTAATAACGGAATGAACTTTCGCCGGGAGCGCTCACGGTATAAAGGAAGTTCTCCTTGTCGGCGGTTTCTTTTACGACCAGTTTCTTAGGGATATACGTAGCAAGACCTACCGTTTCCTTTTTATACTTCACCGTATCGTTTACGGGCCAATCGGTTCCCCAGCTTGCTACGAGTCCTTCATGGTCGGAATACATTGCGGCATGTCCGGTTATGTTTTGCACACCGGTAGCAAACACTTCATCGGTCAGCGGAGCATCAAAAATCACATCCACCTGTGCATCACGGTGTCCGGCATAGAGGGTGTAACGGTTTATCATATTCAGTTCTTTACCCTGATATTGCCAGCCTTTCACTTCGGCATCTACTACGGTACGTACCGGACCGTCGGCAAGAATCCGCTGGCCACGGATGTCAACGGGCTGAATCATGGTAGTCTGCGTGCCGTCCCATCCACGGAGCGTTCCGGCTCCGCAACTATTGTTCACCTTGATGACGTCATCCCCGAATCCCCGCTTCAATTGCTCATCGGTAGGATAAAACTGGCTTTCCTCGATTTCCAGTCCCTTGCGGAATTTGCCATAAAGGTCTGTGGTCTGCTTTTCGTTGAAATAAATGCGGTATGCTACCAGCTCGCTTTCGAAAGCGATGCCATGATGTTGCTGAATGGTATACGTATAAGCGTTTCCATCGGCATAAATGGCATACCCTTTGGCATATTGGTTTTTCTTGGAAGTACGGAACAACATTTCGGCAAAAACACGTGCGGGATATACCTTATCGCTTTTTTTCGGAGAAAGGGTGACGGTCAGTGTCTTTTTGCTTTGTGCAGGCACATTGACGACGAATGCCAGTTCATCGGCACGGGTGTCCCCATTCATATCGTCCAACTGGGAAGGTATTTCAGAAGTTCCGTCGGATACAACGGCAGATTTTACCGTAAAGTCTGTTTTTAATGTATGAAGGTCTATTACGACAGGCTCATCGGCCTTTTCAGTCTGCCAAGGATTTTCCACAATCACTTGAAATGTTTTCTCTGAGCTTTGTGCGGAAGCAGAGATACTTCCAGCCAGCCATGCTAAGCCAATAATAGCGAATGTTTTCATAAGTGTCAATTTATTTAGGCAACTAGGTACCCGTTGGCTAGCAACTAAGTGCGGAGAGGCTTTTTAATACGTGCATGCCAACCGGTACCTAATGATAATGCGGTCAGAATTTATAAGACTCGGCCTTATTTCCGATTTTTTCGTACTTCTTATCTCCTACGGTAATGTTGGTTACCCCCATCATCTTCAGGTTATCGCCACCTTTTGTCGTAATAACTTTCACATTCTTCAGGGTCGCGTTTTCGGCACGGTTCAATGTCACGCCGTCCTTTGCATCGGAAATGGTTACATTCTCAAGGAAAATGTTCTTGATAGGCATTTCGGGAAGTCCATTGAACAATACAGCACGTCCTACATTCTTTGCGGTGACATTCTTGATGAAGATATCACGGAATGCCGGAGTCTCCTCGGTTACCGGAGGCACAACTTCCTCTTTCGGAGCACCCGGAGCATCTCCTTCACCCGGCGCATTGCCTCCATAGAACAAGTCGAAGATAAGCGCCTCGTTCGGGATATTAATCATATTGATGTTATTGATGTGGATGTTTTCCACTACCCCGCCACGGCCGCGTGTGCTCTTGAAACGCAATCCGACATCCGTTCCCAAGAAGGTGCAATTATCAACGTAAATATTCTTCACGCCTCCAGACATCTCGCTGCCTACTACAAAACCGCCATGCCCGTGAAGCACTACATTGTCTCGGATAATGATATTCTGGCAAGGTTCCCCCCTGCGGCGTCCGCTTTCGTCCTTACCCGACTTGATGCAAATGCCGTCATCTCCGGCATCAAAGCTGCTATTAAGAACCAAAACCCGATTGCAAGACTCGATATCAAGCGCATCTCCGTTTTGCGAATACCAAGGATTCGATACACTTATATTATATACGGTAAGGTCTTCGCATGACAACGGATGAAGGCACCAGCTGGGCGAGTTCTTGAAAGTCACCCCTTCGAGCAGCACTTTCTTGCATTTAATGAAACTCAACAACACAGGACGGAGCCAGTCACGGATGCTGTTCCAATCTTCTTCGGTCTCGATGCCTTCGGGCACATTGAAATCCTTGCAGGCATTTGCGCCTTTGATAGAGCCCTCGCTCGGATACCAGATGTCTCCTTTTTCATTAAGCACGCCGCCCGAAGCCACCAGCTTGTTCCATTGGCTTGCAGTCATCTTCCCTTTCTTTACCGGACGCCATGTATCACCGTTCCCGTCCATGACTCCTTTACCGGTAATGGCTATGTTTTCAGCCCCGTTCGCAGATACCGGCGATTGGCAACGGCGCGTTTCCAATCCTTCGAAGGAAGTCTTTATAATGGGGTATTGCGTATGGTCAGCCGTAAAAAGCACCAACGCATTTTCTTCCAAATGCAGATTAATGTTGCTTTTCAGCACAATCGGACCTGTAAGCCACAAACCGGCAGGCACTACGACCGTACCTCCCCCTTGCTGAGATACAGCATCAATTGTTTGGGCAAACGCTTCAGTATTCAAGGTTATCCCGTCTGCCACAGCACCGAATTCGGTGATAGAACGAGAATGGTCAGGGAATGTAGGTTGCTGCACCTTAGCCATTTGGAATGGCAGGTTGCTATATACCTCATCCGAGATGACGGGCGAAACAGTTTGAGCATTCGCCGCTCCACTCCAAACAAAAGTAGCGGCTCCTAATGAAAGAAGCCATTGTTTTAACGTGTTGAATTTAATCATGCCTCTATAATTTTAAAGTTTTAGAATTCATTTTCCTTTTTATTATCCCCCACCTGCCGGTGTTCTTCCCAGAAAACCGGCAGGTCCGGATAATAAAGACTTTGTTTAACCTAATTTCTAACCTTAATAAAAAATAATGAAAAACCTCTTTTGTGTTGACAAATATAAGGATTTTTATTCAGACGCATGTGAAGTTTTTGACTGAATAGGTGAAAAAAATGTGCAAAATCGCTGTTTTAAACAGGAATAATTGGTCGGACATGGAATATCTAATCTTTTGGATGTAAAATCGTTCATATTTGAGATTTAATCCCAGAAAAAAGTGCTATTAACAGAAATGTTTGTATCTTTGCGATAAATTTATAGTTTAAGACGTATGAGTTACAATTTATTAAAAGGAAAAAGAGGTATTGTTTTCGGTGCGTTGAACGAGCAGTCCATCGCATGGAAGGTAGCAGAAAAGGCTGTTGCAGAAGGTGCAACCATTACATTGTCTAACACCCCGGTAGCGGTGCGTATGGGTGAAATCTCGGCATTGGCAGAGAAACTGAATTGCGAGATTGTACCGGCAGATGCAACCAGTGTAGAGGATTTGGAAAACGTGTTCAAGCGTTCAATGGAAATATTGGGCGGCAAAATTGACTTTGTATTACACTCTATAGGCATGTCGCCCAACGTACGCAAGAAACGTACATACGATGATTTGGACTACGACATGTTGAACAAGACACTGGACATTTCAGCCGTTTCGTTCCACAAGATGATTCAGAGCGCGAAGAAACTGGATGCCATCAACGAGTACGGTTCGATTGTAGCCTTGAGTTATGTAGCTGCACAACGCACATTCTACGGCTATAACGATATGGCAGACGCAAAGGCATTGCTGGAATCTATCGCACGCAGCTTCGGATACATTTACGGACGCGAGCACAACGTACGCATCAATACGATTTCCCAGTCGCCGACGATGACTACCGCAGGTTCGGGAGTGAAAGGCATGGACAAACTGTTCGACTTTGCCAACCGCATGTCTCCGCTGGGCAACGCTTCGGCAGACGAATGTGCGGACTATTGCATCGTGATGTTCTCTGACCTGACCCGTAAGGTGACCATGCAGAACTTGTATCACGACGGAGGTTTCTCAAGCGTGGGCATGAGCTTGCGTGCAATGGCTACGTACGAAAAAGGACTGGATGAATACAAAGACGAAAACGGAAACATTATCTACGGATAACACATAATGATGAAACGCATTATATTCATATTGGTAAGTGTCATTGCCCTTGCATCCTGCCGTTCAGACATGCAAGGCAATGACGCTTTGCTTGATAGGGGTATAAAAGTGTTCCGTTACGACCGTTTGCAATACGAAGCAACCGCAATGAACAGCATAGCGGCGGTGCAACGCATGAATCTGGATTGCCCTCAGGCGACCCGTATTCTGATAGAAGACGTATTGATGTTGGGCAAAGTGAACGATCCGAACATCAACGAGCGCATGTGCGCCTATTATGCCGACTCCATCCTGTTCCGCCTGATGCAGGATGCCGAAGAAAAGTTCAGCGACATGCGTCCGATAGAAGAAAAACTGACGAAGGGGTTCAAACGGCTGAAGGAAGAAGTGCCTTCTATCCCGATACCTTCGGTCTACTCGCAAATTTCGGCATTAAACCAATCCATCGTTGTAGGAGACAGCCTTTTAGGATTCAGCCTCGACAAGTATATGGGCGAAGACTATCCGCTCTACAAGCGTTATTATTACGCTTACCAGCGCCGCTCGATGAAGCCCGAGCGCATCCTCCCCGACTGTTTTACTTTTTATCTGATGAGCCAATATCCCTTCGGATGGGAAAGAGGGCGCCGCACCCTGTTCGATGTAATCATGCATCAAGGCAAAATCAACTGGGTGGCACGCAAGGCATTGGAAATAAAATCAAATGCCGAAATGCTGGACTACACGGAAGAAGAAACGGAGTGGTGCAAAAAGAACGAAAAGGCTTTATGGAACTGGATGGTGAGCAGGAAGCATCTGGAAAGTACAGATCCGATGATTATCAGGGCTTATACGCATCCCGACCCGAACATTATCTTAAAGGGTGAACGGATTCCTCCCGTTATCGGAATATGGATAGGCATGCAACTTACCGAAAAGTTCATGAAAGAACACCCCGACATGAGCATAAAAGCCTTGCTGGAGTGTGAAGATTTCAGAGAGCTGACACTCGAATAAAGGACGGCTTTACCTAATTAGTTTTTTTAAGTATGGATACAGCATTATATTTATTGCCGGTTACATTGGGTGACACGGCTATCGAACGTGTTCTTCCTTCCTATAACAAAGAAATCATTTTACAAATCAAGCATTTCATCGTAGAAGACGTGCGCTCGGCACGGCGTTTCCTGAAGAAAGTAGACCGGGACATCGATATCGACGGACTGGCTTTTTATCCGCTGAACAAGCACACCGCTCCGGAAGTGGTGTCGGGCTATCTCCGCCCCTTGGAAGAAGGACATCCGATGGGGGTAATTTCAGAAGCCGGATGCCCTGCCGTAGCCGACCCGGGAGCCGATGTCGTGGCTATTGCCCAGCGCAAAAACCTAAAGGTCGTTCCGCTGGTAGGCCCTTCTTCTATCATCCTGTCGGTAATGGGTTCGGGCTTCAATGGACAAAGCTTTGCTTTTCACGGTTATTTACCCATCGACCCTTCCGAGCGCATAAAACGTATAAAAGAGCTGGAACAGCGCATTTACGGCGAATCCCAGACCCAATTGTTCATCGAGACTCCGTACCGGAACAATAAAATGGCAGAGGATATCTTAAAGACCTGCCGCCCGCAAACCAAGCTTTGCATAGCCGCCAACATCACGTGTGAAGGCGAATACATCAAGACAAAGACCATCCGGGAATGGAAGGGGCATTTGCCCGATTTGTCTAAAATCCCCTGCATCTTCTTAATTTATAAATGAGGCTTTTCGCCCGGATGACGGAACGGATAAGCGCATGCGGAAACGCATCCGTATGTATTGCCCTACGCAAGCGGCTACATCGGACATCCCAACCGCTTGCATCAGCCATCGCAGGCGGTTGCGTTTATCAAGTGAACCGGATGTGTTTTTCCGCATGATACGAGGAGCGGACCAGCGGACCGCTCTCTACGGTAGAGAATCCTTTTTCTTCGCCTATCTCTTTATACTTCTGGAATTGCCCGGGAGTGATGTATGCCGCTACGGGATAATGCTTCCGGCTTGGCTGGAGATATTGCCCGATAGTCAGAATCTTGCATCCGCATGCAAGCAGGTCATCCATCGTCTGTTCTACTTCTTCCGGTGTCTCTCCTAAACCGACCATTATGCCCGACTTTGCCGTAATTCCGCTTTCGGCTATCATCCGTATCACTTGCAGGCTCCGTTCGTATGTAGCTACACTCCGCACCAGCGGGGTGATGCGCCTTACGGTTTCCAGATTGTGTGAAATGATATCGGGATACGCATGGATGACAAGCCGGATAAGTTCGGCACGCCCCTGAAAATCCGGAATAAGTGTTTCAAGGGTGGTATCAGGGTTCATTTCCTTAATGCACCGGATGGTCTCTGCCCAATGCGCGGCTCCCAAGTCGGGCAAATCGTCTCTGT
The Phocaeicola salanitronis DSM 18170 genome window above contains:
- the lipA gene encoding lipoyl synthase, translated to MEHVRKPEWLKIQIGANARYADTKRIVDTHKLHTICSSGRCPNLGECWGKGTATFMIGGAICTRSCKFCNTQSGKPLPLDPEEPLHVAESIRLMKLDHAVITSVDRDDLPDLGAAHWAETIRCIKEMNPDTTLETLIPDFQGRAELIRLVIHAYPDIISHNLETVRRITPLVRSVATYERSLQVIRMIAESGITAKSGIMVGLGETPEEVEQTMDDLLACGCKILTIGQYLQPSRKHYPVAAYITPGQFQKYKEIGEEKGFSTVESGPLVRSSYHAEKHIRFT